The Oryza brachyantha chromosome 7, ObraRS2, whole genome shotgun sequence genomic interval TACTGTGTGGTGTTTTAGGAACAGCTAACTGAATGTTCAATTCTAACGAACCCAACCACCACTACACTTGTGACTTGTGTGACCTTTTAAGTTCCTTCGGTCTTCGGATCCTATGTGGCCTATACATTGTGGATAGATAAcggcctcatcttttcacgaatttttttaaaacttttttaacaaataatattattactatacatcggagaaaaatatttttgtcatatgaatcttttgatcaCGCCAGTGTTAGTGGCGTGAAAAGATGTCACACAGAGAATTTGGCGTAGCAGGCTTGCCACGCCAAGTACTCTGTGTGACAACGCTATCTTGTCACgtcaatgttggtggcgttgccaaaaggttcatacggtgaaaatatttttcttcgagattcagtaataaaattatttattaaaaatgtttaaaaaataaaaaatctctttTCACTTTAGctaatgcttataagccaaaattttaattttaaaccttaaatttagaattttctcatcgtaagttattttttagcctttgattttatatcaatataaatatgtatatcacattttatttaaaaattatttttcttttacaaatatattgtctgggatttttcctttaaaaaataaaaatacgaCCTCCTTAATCTCTATCCTCTGCACTTTGGAATGTTATTTCGTAGACGTATTCGTTCTCAAGAAGAATTAATAGCTGCTGTTGTACAAAATGAGACTTTGGCAACTAGTTTGCCTAATTATTGTTGGTTTGttagaaatttaaacataAGAAATAGTCCAATAATGTTAGCTCGACATCGGTTCACAATTGAAAACATAGGTTAcatctcatctttttcttatacttatatttataagacaaaatttaaattttcaactttaaacttagagttaaatttagggtttttcaccgaaatttatttttcaatcttggcTGTTAGATCGCtaacaatacatataaaattttttattaacaatttttttataaatatgtcgtttgggtTTTTTCATAAGAAAAAGCCAAGATCAACCCCTTAGTTTTGTACTTTCATTCCTTGTTTACCACTTCCATCACCAAGGAAAGAGTTGGATGTTGAATCCTAGTAGAAAACACAAATTTCAGTTACAACCTTAGTCTATCGTTCTTTCTCCATTCCCTCCAACGTTGAAAGGTTGGCATAAGTAAGACCCTGTTTGGATTCAAAAAAGTCCATGGGACTTCTAGGAAAAAGTCTCTCTTCTTCCCAACATGATGGACTTTTCCATCGAAGTCCCTCGAAAATCAGTAGTCCCTTAGGAGGGACTTTTAGGAActttttctccctcttttcACGCATTGCCCCTCTTCTCTCTGCTCTGCTGACACTCCTGCCCGCTCGTCCCCGCCCGTCAGCGCCGTCCGCCCGCCCGCCATCCCCGCCCGATGCGCGTCGTCTCCGCCCGGCCGGCGTCGTCCGCCCGTCCACCgaccggcgccgccctcgcccctgttgacgctgaaaatagtaacaacggtcacacacgtaggccctCGCCCCTAGCCGATGAACcagacgatcggctttataggaatttcatgacaGTGGGTATAAATATGCTCAGTCGGCTAGGTCAAAGGCAGGATAAATGCCAAACAGACAaaccaaccaattaatcttaaaagattggactcaaccgagacagtcttaagattaatcagccgatcgaaCCGATTTAGCACTTATCGCACAGAAAATCGATAGCCGATAGGAGACTAAACATAGAACTCAGTATTAAACCAGAATACTATACCAATTACTAGCAAAGGACAATAATAATTAGCTACGCACATGCCGATactagatctagaagatcgaacctaatcgagacaatATAGACctaaatatattcatatgtcAAACCAATCAACCATTGTAGCATGCGAATAACAGGACAGTAAACTAGCCTAATCTATCAACTTATTTATTAATTCCAACCGATCGGACAGACCTCTGTAAGAAGATCATACAAAATACACATcaatcagacctaaccgagacagtgcGCAATTTAGCACGATAGACTCATAGAGATATAAAGATCGATAGatttaacaaataaatcaaCAGATTACTtaggataatgctggctagaactccagcgataaaccCTCACGAGCCCCGATCCAATCTGACAACACAAACCCagccaactagattgatccgaccgaaccgagacaatcAAGTTGCCCATAATCACGCTAGCAGATCGAACAGAAGAACCCGCAAGGATTTGATCaaaaactactactactttaaactaaacagatcaaagcaataatagaacttaGCCCATCGATCAACCaggcaggagatcggactcaaccaaGAAAGTCCTGTTCTAGTTGATCGACTAGTTTTGATAAAcatgaacttacattgcgaaggtAACAAACCCTGCGCCGAAAgcccaagcaagtcgaaggtttTGGAGGCGATGCACCGAATTTGATTGATCtaaagatgatttacaatgaccctaggctcacatatttataccccggatctaactaacctaaccggataagaatctGTTGCTAACTAACTTGTTGTACccgaactttaattaaatgcaaaaatcctaaacaaactctaaggtaaaatctaattaatctacatggACTCACAACTAACACCGAATCGATCTCTACACCTTGGGCCCAATCAGACTCCAACTCCTGTCCGATtcggactctatcggctgcatcCATACCACGTCCAATCTCCTGCCTCCAGCCGATTCGCCCCTTCTTGTTCGATTCGATCTTTAGTTGTGTTTCAATCCACAACGGtaatttgctaaaatctggAGTTAACATCCACTGGTGTCGTCCGCCCGCCCGCCtgctagccggcgccgcccccaccCCACTCGTCCCCTCTTCTCCCCACTCCACCAGTGGTAGCGGATCCGATCAATGGAAGTTGGAGTAGGTAGCATCTCAAGGATACTATAGTACTTGTACCATAtagtaagattttttttagtcgcTCTTTCCAAATAGGAgggactataaaaaaaatccagggACTACTAAAAGTCCCTGAATCCAAGCAGGCCCTAAGTGTGCTGTGATACAGAATAGATTCTCCTTACGTCAACATGTGGGGGTGGTAAAGTAGTGGTGTTGCAGTGTACATGTGGTGTTTATAAGCCCATAAGTGGTGACAATATTGCTTTATGAAGTAGTTGGTGAACAGtggaactaaaaaaaatcaattggtGGCAGCTAAGAGAATACCGTTTTTCTCACTAGCAAATAAAGGGAGCTAATATTCTATTGTCCGAAAGAAATActctcaaaaataaaaataacacgcATATTGGTTGTTGCATTTTGCGCCATTATGCCAACCTATATAGCGCAAGTTTAGGGAGCTTCTGGCCGTTGGAGCTGCTGATATAATTTTCAGAAGTCAGAAGTTCTCCTAAACGACACTCaatttctgagaatctggagtTGCATAatcaaaaaatgaactaaaagcCAGAAGTTAGGAAAACCAGCTATTCCAAATTATGAGAAGTTGACTTCTCTCCAGTTGAGAAAAATCTTAAGCTCGCTAAACAAAATCATAGTTTTTATAAGTATACTTCTACGAAAAAcacttagaaaataaaaataacaaccTCCAAACGAAAACAACGAAGAATAGATCAATAATAGCACAAGGTTACGTTACCAGGCCCCATCCTGTTACCAGGCCCCATCCTTCCATCACGAGccgttttttttcattttatttgtgtttataacccaaaatttaaatgtttagccttaaatttggagatgattttaaggtttttttatcctagtttattttataatatttgtttttagattaataaaaacaaatatataaaatctttatttataaattattttctggtTACAaaatatcgtttggttttttcaaacAACTAGCATTTGTTGAATTTCGCAGAACTttcagagaagaaaaaaaattcggtctcgtttagtttgcaaaagttTTTGCAGAAGATGTTACGTCAGACGTGTGACCGGATGTTGAAAGGGATTTTCGGATACCAATGAAAAaaggaattttatagttcacctggaaaccgtgagatgaattttttaagcttaattaattcatcattagcacatgcgaATTACTGTAGttcttatggctaatcatgcgctaattaggctcaaataTTCATCTCGTGATTTCTCTCGTATATGtgcaattggtttttttaatttcatctgtatttaatactttatttaaatgttcaaagattcgatacgatatttttagaaaattatttgggggactaaggggttgtttagatgggctaaactttttagccccatgtcatatcggatgtttgaacattaatttgaagtattaaatatagactaatcaaaaaaactaattttataaatgagagctaatccgtaagacaaaattttttaagcctaattatttcataattaacaaatgtttactgtagcatcatatagactaatcatggattaattaggctcataagattcgtctcgtaaattagTCCGAGACTATGcatgtgttttatttatagagtacatttactatttataataaatgtccaaacatctgatatgacTAGAGACTAAAGTTTCGATAGAAACAAATACCCCTGGATCGCAGATCTGGATGGTTTGATGACTTCGATCATCAATCAAGCGGTGCTCAACAGCAAATGATGGGCTGCACCGCCTATAGCTGCAGAGGATCCGTGGAACGACGCTTTCTGGGAGGATGATGTGGCGATGGAAGGTGCACGGCACCAACCTGATTACCTGAATCCTAAAGCATTCAAGCAAAGCAAGGCATGTtggggttggggttggggGGTACCTGCCACAAAATTGAACCCGTTTACATTTGGAACCTCCTGATTACTGCTTATTTCAGCAACGTTGGTGGCATTGCACTGAACAATGTTTTTACAgaatgctctctctctctctctctctctctctcttttccttttttgagaaaaaaaaactgtccaTTGGATCAGATAATTTGCAGATAGGATATTAAATTCAAGTAATGTTTAATGGTCGGTGTAACCAATAATAGAAATAGTTGTTGGCAAGAGATTTGCATTTCTGGCAAGTAGGAAACCAGCTTGAGAAAAATGTGTGTCTAATAATGATAGAAATCCAATATTTTAAATTCCATACCTGAATTTAACTGTTCTGGCCAGTTTATTACGGTACTTTTCACTAACTTCGAACCAGTTATGTGTTGGTTACATCACTAATATGTTGATTGTTGAGACATGGTGAAATCTGCTCTCCTTCACTTGCTCCAAATAACACTAAATATTCCTTTTGAAgtctaaaacagttttaatAAACATTGCCAGACAACAGGGCTTAGCTAGAGGGTATGCTAGGTATGTCCTGTCATATCATGTACTCCATATtcggtatatatatacatacatatatatatatatatatatatatatatatatatatatatatctaaaaaactcagctaaatataaatatgtgttacCTAGTGTATGTATATTGAATCATgttgttattttataattattactgATTCGCGAAATGCATTACCAAATTGCATAAGATAATTTTTAGACGGGCATATCCTTAGCTAAAATCTTAGATTCGCCACTGCTAAATAAAATCTATGCAAAATGCCCCATATTctaatatcaaaatttcaaatgcaTATCTTGATCATGTAAGTTCATATCAGTGACCACGGTTCATCAAACCATTGGTTATTATCGCGTGGTTCACGGTAACCACGGTAACCAAACTTACTAAAATTTCTTGATtaacaaatactccctctgtcaaaaaaaaactaattcatCGGTTTTTGTGCCATCGTTTggccatccgtcttatttgaaaaaatttcaggaaattagaaaaaaaattaatcacacgtaaagtactattcatgatttatcatctaataaaaacaaaaatatcaattgcaaaaaaagttttaaataagactaagaGTCAaagattataggtaaaaagtgaaaaattggtttatttttggaCGGAGAGAGCAGCGGTTTTCACTTCAAACAACATGGTTGCTGTGGTAAAACCACAATAAAGTTGTTCCTATAGTGGATTTTTAATCTTTCCTAAATCAACATGCGACGATTTTCGTTTCGAACCATATGCATGGTTACTGTGACAATACCATTCTTATGACCGattttgaattcaattttttaaagcaaaggCATCACAATTTTCACAATTATTGTGTGATAATCGTGCTGTTGTGGGAGGACGGATTGCGTAGGTCAAATGATTTCCTGAACCCTGAAAAGACTTTGATCTTGAGTGAAGCTCCAAATATGTAGAAGTAATCTGTCCAGAGATGATGATAAGGGTGCATCTCATGCAAGATGCTTTATAATAGCAAACAGGCTATTAGCCTATCgtgataaataaaattcttgatattatGGCAAATAACATTCCTAATAGCTGGAAAGTTTGTTGGAACATCTATATTCCAAGAAAATTGGAACATCTAAAGTTTGTTGCATAACTGGGATCATATTAATGTGGAatgtaaaagaaaatgagGGCAAGGTGTCAAGGTGAGGAAATAGGAGGTTGTGCATGAATATGAAAATGGCAGAgtaatacaaaaattttactaatGTTTAAAATGAAATCAGAAAATATATTGGTCTAAGAGACGTGAAAAGAATTTGGCTAATGTCTAACATCACATCGTCACATATGACCAAAAATATCGTTTTAAAGCACCCCAAATGTATACTCCTCATGTtttgtattaaatatattagacGTCACTCTACGTTTGTCCTAAGCTAAACCTTTTTACTAATACtaaatttataagaaaatatatagtcATTTGCAACGCAAAATAAATCTGCTATAACAATATATCTAACGACGCATTTAATTcaactaattttattattgcataagattttatattttcctatAGATTTAGTCAAAACTGGTACGATTTTAACTTTAGTCAACTTGGAAGATTTTAACttacaaagagaaaaaaaacacaaaactattcataatataagacgaAATGAGggggagtatatatttatcgAAGGCGCGAAGCCATGCAATACATCAAAAATAGGAGGGGCGAGGTAGGAAAGCTCTCCCACCTTGAAAAAGTAAACCAACCAATcgcggcaccaccaccaccaccgtcgccgccgccgtcgccgcctcctcctcctcccgcgatTCCAAACCAAGCCCAACAAGCCACCCATCCCCGAACGAGACACCGCGTgtccgccgccggtggggtCGCCGGGGGAACGAcgcgcgcgcccgcccgcccgcggaGGCCGGATCTTGGGAAGGAAGGGCGGCCGGTagccaggaggaggaggagggaggatgtCGCGGGCGTcgctctcgccgtcgtcgtcgggggacgaggaggaggaggaggacgagggcgTGGAAGGGTACCGCAAGGGCGGGTACCACGCCGTCCGCCCCGGGGACCagttcgccgccggccgctacgTCGCCCAGCGCAAGCTCGGCTGGGGGAACTTCTCCACCGTCTGGCTCGCCTTCGACATCCAGACCCAGGTACACCctccgcccccccccccccccgcccccctTCTGATCCGGCCAACCAAGATTGCGTGCGTCTCCGCTCTTGGCGGCGCGTACCTGATCCCTCCCTTCCTGCCAAGAAAAAGatcgaggagaggagaggagagatggCTTCCATCGAAGATCCCGGGTCCTTGTCGATTAGGAGAGGAGATCAAAATGGAATTCGattgccgctgctgctgccgccgcctcgttCTCACGGGTTAGAGGGTCGGGGTCCCCGCGAGGGGGGAAAGGGACCGATGCAACCAGTACGGATttccgtttcatatttttgaaaatatatgcGTTTCGATTTAGtttgtcattttctttctaGGAAATTCGCTTATCCGGTACCGGAAAGTATCCACTTTTGATGCCGGAACAGAATTACAGTTTGgatgtttctttgtttttatgcGCGGTGGAGTAAAATGTCTTAAAAAGTGTCATATAGCCAAATATGTCTGTTCTCATTTAATAGATgctggataaaaaaaaatttggctgGTTTTGGCCGGCTCTTTTAATGGCTGTGATCCAAtgattctgtttttttttctctcttaattATGTGGATTACATTTTGTAATAATGATTGCCATGGTTTATCCCAGTATGGTAGTTTCTTTAATCTTATTGTACTGACAATTGTTCtggtgtttttcttgtttactGAGCAATGCCTAGTAAATTAGAAGTGATTAGCTTCATTGCTTCAATGTTCTGGAGGAAAATTCATTATTCTGAGTTTTGATCTGTTATGCAGAAATTTGTGGCTCTTAAGATACAGAAGAGTGCACCAGAGTTTGCTCAGGCTGCCTTTCATGAAATTGAGTTTCTTTCTGAGATCACCAAGAGAGATCCAACAAATTGTAAATGCATTATCCAGCTGATAGATCACTTTAAGCACGCTGGGCCTAATGGGCAGCACATCTGCCTTGTTTTTGAATTCCTTGGAGATAGCTTACTTAAGCTAGTACAATACAACCGCTACAAGGGCATTGGATTTCGACGGGTCAGGGAAATATGCAGATCAATTTTGATAGGTCTTGATTACTTGCATAGAGAGCTTGGGATCATCCATTCAGATTTAAAGCTTGAGAATATTCTTCTTGTTTCAACAATCGATCCCTCAAAGGACCCCATACGTTCTGGACTTAAACCTAATCTTGAGAGGCCTGAAGGGAATCCTAATGGAGAAGCTATGCTTAACCCGATTGAGAAGAAATTAAAGATGAGAGCGAGGAGGGTGCTTGCAAAGCTTGCTGAGAAAAGGAAATCAGCTGCAGAATATGCACGTGCTGAAAGGAGCTTGGATGGGATTGATATGACATGTAAGATTGTGGACTTTGGAAATGCTTGTTGGGCTGACAAGCAATTTACTGATTTTATTCAGACAAGGCAATACCGGGCACCAGAGGTCATCCTTGGTTCAGGATATTCATTTCCTGTTGACATGTGGTCATTTGCGTGTATCGCTTTTGAACTTGCAACAGGGGAAATGCTATTTACACCCAAGGAAGGACAGGGGTACAGTGAAGATGAGGTATGTATCTTCTTCATTAATCCAGCTCATGATGTTTGTTCTTGAACGTTAAATTTCTGTATTCATATAGTGTGTTTGTTCCAGAGAGAAGTGATTGAATGAAATGAAGTTAAAGGAGGTAGACAAAGGCTAGATAAATATGTTATCTCAGGGTTAgattgtactccctccagttcCATAATATTGTCGTTTTAGATAAGGGTGTggccaaatttttaaaactttgactactaataacttaaaatatttagtttgaaaatactAGGACATCATGTATAGTTGGGTTATGATGGGTTATAAAGAATACtataataaaagtaaacatctatttattttttgtatatattttaatataaaatcagATAGATTTAGAAGACTGTGTCGTTGTCTAAAATGATAAGAATTATCAAACTGGAGAGAGTAACGCTTTAGCTAATGCAATCTCAGAGTTAATCTATACAAATCCAGTATGGCTTAGCTGTCCTTAGTGCAGGACGAtgcaaacaataaatatttgtaacTACATATGTGATGTGTATGTGCATCATCTCTCTGGCTAAAACTTTCGCATGTTTCAACCTTATTTTTGAACTAGATGGCTCGGCCTGGCAGTTgaatcatcttttttataataatttgctTCCAATTAAGGACTGTCTGTTATGCAGGATCACCTGGCTTTGATGATGGAGGTCCTTGGAAAGATACCAAAAAAGGTATACATATTCTTTTGTTGGTCAATATCTTTTGGTAAGATCATGATTCTCACCACTGTAATCTTTTGCAATGAGCTCAGATTGCTACCATGGGGACAAAATCGAAGGAGTATTTTGACCGTCATGGAGACCTAAAGCGGATAAGAAGATTGAAGTTCTCATCTATTGAACGTGTCCTAGTtgacaaatacaaaatttctGAATCGGATGCCCAGGAATTTGCTGAGTTTATTGGCCCTTTGTTTGATTTCGCCCCAGAGAAGCGTCCAACAGCGGCACAATGCCTTCAACACAAATGGCTTCAAtacaatgatgaaaaaatcaaCATTAGTGATGCCAAAACTGCTAGTGTTGCATGCAGCCCTGGAACTACCGCCAGCAGTGATTCTAAGAGCATTGATGTAAAACACAACATTGGAGGTACACCTGACACTTTTGCCGAGAGAGCTGATGCAAAGTGCAGTAC includes:
- the LOC102714847 gene encoding serine/threonine-protein kinase SRPK-like; translation: MSRASLSPSSSGDEEEEEDEGVEGYRKGGYHAVRPGDQFAAGRYVAQRKLGWGNFSTVWLAFDIQTQKFVALKIQKSAPEFAQAAFHEIEFLSEITKRDPTNCKCIIQLIDHFKHAGPNGQHICLVFEFLGDSLLKLVQYNRYKGIGFRRVREICRSILIGLDYLHRELGIIHSDLKLENILLVSTIDPSKDPIRSGLKPNLERPEGNPNGEAMLNPIEKKLKMRARRVLAKLAEKRKSAAEYARAERSLDGIDMTCKIVDFGNACWADKQFTDFIQTRQYRAPEVILGSGYSFPVDMWSFACIAFELATGEMLFTPKEGQGYSEDEDHLALMMEVLGKIPKKIATMGTKSKEYFDRHGDLKRIRRLKFSSIERVLVDKYKISESDAQEFAEFIGPLFDFAPEKRPTAAQCLQHKWLQYNDEKINISDAKTASVACSPGTTASSDSKSIDVKHNIGGTPDTFAERADAKCSTSKKSIVNSNAENSDVQPNTENVGNRNFKSTDVSSNTVSIMNKDSKITGIKPSIKSFANRNARSSDLKTDMGSIANRDGETIDVKPNIGSTTSRGDSSSDTKSNIGSIINKDAKTIDAKPSTSRDSKIGDARSNIEGISNRDTKTTDVKHNIRSVVNSYLRNFDVKRNNAGSIADGDVKHSDLKPNTVSAANVDAKSISAKPSTGNNENCDAKSTSTKPHIGSFENSGAKSISAKASTGSFESTDSRNIMKANTEIDANNDAKNTDVQTNTESVTSSDDNDIDTKPNIGRVAASIQRLESSMGKVQSGRYR